The nucleotide window GTCGCAATGCAGTACCATTTCGGTAACTTCATCTATTTCTTCGTCCTGCTCGCAGGCGCTGTACTGGCCTATTCCTGGAGAACCGTAATTGCGGTCGGAACGTGGACCGCCTTGCTCTGGATGATCGGTATGGCCTGGGTGTGGTGGCAACCCGATCGCAATCCTGCGCTGACTGCCAGCATCGCAGCCGCGGTGGGTAGCGATCACCGGTTGTTTGCGCTGATATCGCCCGATGCCATCGAATTCGGCGTTCGCATCCAGGAGATCGTCGTCTTCATGATCGTCGCCGCGACCTTGGCTCTCGCGGTCCGCCGCAGCAACGACCTGTTGATCAGGCATGCCGCGGTTGAGCGAGAACGCGGCAATCTTGCGCGCTACTTCTCACCGAATGTCGTGACGGAATTATCGAAGCAGGACGAGCCGCTGAAGCAGGTGCGGACGCAAAACGTCGCGGTGCTGTTCGTCGACATCGTCGGGTTCACGGCGTTTGCCGATACGCGAACGCCGGAGGAGGTCGTGCGGACGTTGCGCGAGTTCCACGGATCGATGGAGCAGGAGGTGTTTCGCCACAGCGGCACGCTCGACAAATATCTCGGTGACGGATTGATGGCGACGTTCGGAACCCCTTTCAACGGGGCGCACGACGCCAGCAATGCGCTTCGGTGCGCCCAGGCAATGATCACCGCGGCGGACGATTGGAACGAGCGAAGAAGTGCAGCCGGTGAGCCGCCACTGCGAGTGAGCTTTGGCCTGCATTACGGGCCGGCGGTGCTTGGCGATCTCGGGAAGACCTGTTTGGAATTTGCAGTGATCGGTGCGACCGTCAATGCCGCAAGTCGCCTCGAGGCATTGACCCGAATGCTTGATTGCGCGCTGGTGGCCAGCGACGATCTCGTCAGCCGTGCAAAGGCCGAGCTTGGCGGCGCGGCCGAAACGTTCCGGCCACTCACCGCGCGGGAGCCGCAGGCCATCCGCGGGATTCAGCAACCGATCCTGATCTGGACCCAGCCGCGCGGCTCGTAGCGCGCCGCTCAACCTAAACCGCTGCGATGTCGGGACATCCAAAACAAAAAGCCCGGCCGATCGGCCGGGCTTTGATTGCTTGCGATCGACGCTACGAGGCGCTTACGCGGCCTCGTCGGCGACGGTGCTGCCGTCGCCATCGGTCTCGTCGGTGTCGCCGTCGGCATCCGTATCGCCCTCGCCTTCGGCGGCTTCTGCCTTGGCGTTGCGGCGCGGGCTCTTGGCGAGCTGGGCCTCGATCTCCTTGACCGCTTCGGTCTCGGTCGAGTGCTGCACCACCGCGATCTCGCGGGACAGACGATCAAGCGCCGCTTCATAGAGCTGACGTTCAGAGTACGACTGCTCCGGCTGCGACTCGGAACGATAGAGGTCGCGCACGACTTCCGCGATCGCGACGATGTCGCCCGAATTGATCTTCGCTTCGTATTCCTGGGCGCGGCGCGACCACATGGTGCGCTTGACGCGGGCGCGACCCTTGAGGGTCTCGAGCGCCTTCTTCACCAGCGCGGGCTCGGACAGCTTGCGCATGCCGACGTTGGCGACCTTCGCGGTCGGAACGCGCAGCGTCATCTTGTCCTTGATGAAGTTGATGACGAACAGTTCGAGCTTCGCGCCGGCGATCTCCTGCTCCTCGATGGCCAGGATCTGGCCGACGCCGTGAGCGGGATAGACGACGAATTCATTGGCTTTGAAGCCCTGACGCTGGGTCACGACCTTCTTTTCCTCGACCTTCGGCGCGGGCGCGGCGGCCTTCACAGCCGGCTTGGCCGCAACAACGGGGGCCTTGGCAGGGGCGGCAGGAGCAGAGGCCTTCGGAGCAACGGGCTTGGCAGCGGGAGCCTTGGCAGCAGCAGGCTTGGCAACGGTCGCTTTCGCGGCCGGTTTGGCAGTCTTGTTAGGCATTGCGCTTCTTTTGTTCTTCGAGGACTTTGCAGCCGGCGGCGCCTTGGCAGCGGCCCGACCCTTGGATGCGCTACGGCTGGCCGCGGCGACTTTTTTGGCCTCCTTATGGGAAGCCCTCGCTGAAGTACTCTTTTTACGCGTTTTCTGTGACACAGCCTGCGCGCGGAAACTGCCACGCCCCTGTTCGACATTTGGTTTCACGGGAACCCAACGGGGCCAACTGGGCTGACGGGGGTTCAGCTTAATGTGCCCAATATAGCACATTTCCCGCAAAAATCAATGATTTAGGGGTCTTGAGGGCTGGTTTTCGACGCTGACGACGGTATTAGGGTTAAGTTTACGCCGGAATTTAGTCTCCGGAGCCGGGGTTCGGAGAAAAATATTTCTCGAACTTCCCTTCCATGCCGTCGAATTCCTTGGCGTCCTCGGGTGATTCTTTCTTCTGGGTGATGTTCGGCCAGCTCTTGGCGTACTGGGTGTTCACTTC belongs to Bradyrhizobium manausense and includes:
- a CDS encoding CarD family transcriptional regulator; this encodes MPNKTAKPAAKATVAKPAAAKAPAAKPVAPKASAPAAPAKAPVVAAKPAVKAAAPAPKVEEKKVVTQRQGFKANEFVVYPAHGVGQILAIEEQEIAGAKLELFVINFIKDKMTLRVPTAKVANVGMRKLSEPALVKKALETLKGRARVKRTMWSRRAQEYEAKINSGDIVAIAEVVRDLYRSESQPEQSYSERQLYEAALDRLSREIAVVQHSTETEAVKEIEAQLAKSPRRNAKAEAAEGEGDTDADGDTDETDGDGSTVADEAA
- a CDS encoding adenylate/guanylate cyclase domain-containing protein, which codes for MLIDRFNWSAALSPARNQRDAETVQFAKTALASAKREGLQLAVRARHVALAVIACLLIVINPVWEQLYYVVLLGLFALIGWAQVRVGRVGVSRSELALMFCDLALLTFIIVVPNPFATTHWPVAMQYHFGNFIYFFVLLAGAVLAYSWRTVIAVGTWTALLWMIGMAWVWWQPDRNPALTASIAAAVGSDHRLFALISPDAIEFGVRIQEIVVFMIVAATLALAVRRSNDLLIRHAAVERERGNLARYFSPNVVTELSKQDEPLKQVRTQNVAVLFVDIVGFTAFADTRTPEEVVRTLREFHGSMEQEVFRHSGTLDKYLGDGLMATFGTPFNGAHDASNALRCAQAMITAADDWNERRSAAGEPPLRVSFGLHYGPAVLGDLGKTCLEFAVIGATVNAASRLEALTRMLDCALVASDDLVSRAKAELGGAAETFRPLTAREPQAIRGIQQPILIWTQPRGS